One window of Chamaesiphon minutus PCC 6605 genomic DNA carries:
- the atpD gene encoding F0F1 ATP synthase subunit beta, whose product MATTAEKTNVGKLTQVIGPVVDVEFTGGKMPQIYSALKVEGKNEAGQDVSVTCEVQQLLGDNQVRAVAMSTTDGLVRGMDVIDLGAPISVPVGAATLGRIFNVLGETVDNQGPVGTEDRSPIHRDAPKLTELETKPSVFETGIKVIDLLTPYRRGGKIGLFGGAGVGKTVIMMELINNIATNHGGVSVFGGVGERTREGNDLYNEMMESGVIDKDNLNNSKIALVYGQMNEPPGARMRVGLVALTMAEYFRDVNKQDVLLFIDNIFRFVQAGSEVSALLGRMPSAVGYQPTLGTDMGDLQERITSTKEGSITSIQAVYVPADDFTDPAPATTFAHLDGTTSLSRGLAAKGIYPAVDPLTSTSTMLQPSIVGAEHYDTARAVQSTLQRYKELQDIIAILGLDELAEEDRLIVSRARKVERFLSQPFFVAEVFTGSPGKYVKLEDTIKGFKSILNGELDDLPEQAFYLVGDINEAKEKGAKLLKG is encoded by the coding sequence ATGGCTACCACCGCAGAAAAAACAAACGTGGGTAAACTCACCCAAGTTATCGGTCCAGTTGTGGACGTAGAATTTACTGGTGGCAAGATGCCCCAGATTTATAGTGCCCTCAAAGTTGAAGGTAAAAATGAAGCTGGACAAGATGTGTCCGTAACCTGCGAAGTACAGCAACTTCTAGGCGACAACCAAGTTCGGGCGGTTGCCATGAGCACCACCGATGGGTTGGTACGCGGTATGGACGTCATCGATTTGGGCGCACCGATTAGCGTACCCGTCGGAGCTGCTACTCTAGGTCGGATTTTTAACGTCTTGGGCGAAACCGTAGATAATCAAGGACCTGTAGGCACTGAAGACAGATCTCCCATTCACCGCGATGCTCCCAAGCTGACGGAATTAGAAACTAAGCCTTCTGTATTTGAAACTGGAATCAAGGTGATCGACCTCCTGACTCCCTACCGTCGTGGCGGTAAAATCGGTCTGTTCGGTGGTGCTGGTGTGGGCAAAACCGTAATCATGATGGAACTGATTAACAACATCGCAACCAATCACGGTGGTGTATCGGTTTTTGGTGGTGTAGGCGAACGTACCCGCGAAGGGAACGACCTTTACAATGAAATGATGGAATCTGGAGTTATCGATAAAGATAACCTCAACAACTCCAAAATCGCGCTAGTTTACGGTCAAATGAATGAGCCACCCGGAGCGCGGATGCGTGTTGGGTTGGTAGCATTGACGATGGCTGAATACTTCCGCGACGTCAACAAGCAAGACGTATTGCTGTTCATCGACAACATCTTCCGGTTCGTCCAAGCGGGTTCCGAAGTATCGGCACTCCTCGGTCGGATGCCTTCGGCGGTAGGTTATCAGCCTACTCTCGGTACCGATATGGGTGACTTGCAAGAACGGATTACTTCGACTAAAGAAGGTTCGATTACTTCCATTCAAGCAGTATACGTACCTGCGGATGACTTCACCGACCCCGCACCTGCAACTACCTTCGCTCACTTGGATGGTACTACCTCCCTGTCGCGTGGTTTGGCAGCTAAAGGGATTTACCCCGCAGTAGATCCGTTGACTTCTACCTCGACGATGTTGCAACCATCGATCGTTGGTGCAGAACATTACGATACTGCTCGTGCCGTACAATCGACGCTCCAACGCTACAAAGAACTGCAAGATATCATTGCAATTCTCGGTTTGGACGAACTCGCCGAAGAAGATCGCCTGATCGTTTCCCGCGCTCGTAAAGTCGAACGCTTCTTATCTCAACCCTTCTTCGTTGCTGAAGTATTCACTGGTTCTCCTGGTAAATACGTCAAACTCGAAGACACCATCAAAGGCTTCAAATCCATCCTCAATGGTGAATTAGACGATTTACCAGAGCAAGCTTTCTACCTCGTTGGCGATATCAACGAAGCGAAAGAAAAAGGCGCGAAATTGCTTAAAGGCTAG